One part of the Fusobacterium pseudoperiodonticum genome encodes these proteins:
- a CDS encoding ABC transporter permease subunit — MLKKFGLPRLIILIFLISTYIIAPFVGIPITTALSDTIIRFGMNAILVLSLMPMIESGAGLNFGMPLGIEAGLLGSLISIELGFSGFVGFALAILISIIFAFIFGWAYGAVLNKVKGGEMMIATYIGFSSVAFMCIMWIILPFKRPDMIWAYGGSGLRTTISVETYWKGVLNNVFGKISQAIPVGEIIFFLLLAFIMWVFFRTKAGLSMSAVGKNEKFAQATGINADKSRKQSVIISTVIAAIGIVVYQQSFGFIQLYLAPFNMAFPAIAAILIGGASVNRVTIWHVMIGTFLFQGILTMTPTVVNAVIKTDMSETIRIIVSNGMILYALTRKDGGSRG; from the coding sequence ATGTTAAAGAAATTCGGTTTACCAAGATTAATAATATTAATATTTTTAATATCAACATATATAATAGCTCCTTTCGTAGGAATTCCTATAACAACAGCACTATCAGATACAATTATTAGATTTGGTATGAATGCTATTTTAGTTCTATCTCTTATGCCTATGATAGAATCAGGAGCAGGTCTTAACTTCGGTATGCCTTTAGGAATAGAAGCAGGACTTTTAGGTTCGCTAATAAGTATAGAGTTAGGATTTAGTGGTTTTGTAGGTTTTGCTTTAGCGATACTTATATCAATAATATTTGCCTTTATTTTTGGTTGGGCTTATGGAGCAGTTTTAAATAAAGTAAAGGGTGGAGAAATGATGATAGCTACATATATCGGTTTCTCATCAGTTGCTTTTATGTGTATTATGTGGATAATTCTTCCATTTAAAAGACCAGATATGATTTGGGCTTATGGAGGTTCAGGACTTAGAACAACAATAAGTGTTGAAACTTACTGGAAGGGAGTTTTAAATAATGTATTTGGAAAAATATCACAAGCTATACCAGTTGGTGAAATAATATTCTTCTTATTACTTGCTTTTATTATGTGGGTATTTTTTAGAACAAAAGCAGGGCTTTCTATGAGTGCTGTAGGAAAAAATGAAAAATTTGCTCAAGCAACAGGTATCAATGCAGATAAGAGTAGAAAACAATCAGTTATAATTTCAACTGTTATCGCAGCAATAGGAATAGTTGTATACCAACAAAGTTTTGGATTTATACAATTATATCTAGCACCTTTCAATATGGCTTTCCCTGCTATAGCAGCAATACTTATTGGAGGAGCTTCAGTAAACAGAGTTACAATATGGCACGTTATGATAGGAACTTTCCTATTCCAAGGAATACTAACTATGACACCTACAGTTGTAAACGCTGTTATAAAGACAGATATGTCAGAAACAATA